A stretch of DNA from Coccidioides posadasii str. Silveira chromosome 1, complete sequence:
CCATAGGTGCTTATGCCTCTGTTCTGGGGCCCGAATAAGTTTCGCTGTTCGAGGATCATTCGGATGGTTGCCAGGAGCGGACGGAGAGTGGGAAATTCGGAGTAGTAGGACTGGGTGAATTCAAGTGAAGTAGGGAGCTGAGTGCCACAATGGATGGTCACAGGAAGTCCTGTGGCTGCGTGAGTTGCGATGACTTTTGGGATGCGTGAACGAACTAGGACGACGGATGAAAACTTCGCGGCTCCCCGTAGGAGGCGAGATATCTGCTCTTGCCGCTCAAGTTGAAGTTCTGCGATCTTGGGACGGGTAGGGCTTGGCCCACGATATTTGAAGAGACCGTCTGGATCTGAAAGCATGACCAGAAGGTCGATATTCGAGTGGCGCATCGCTAGCCCTGTCCGCCTAGAACCTATCACAAGTGGTTGCGGGTGGTCTTCCTGTAGAAGAATCTCTTCCACTTCGGTAATAACTTTGTTTACAGCTGCTTGTTCTTGCGGGATATGAGACATGTAGTTTTCAAAAGCGTTTACCTCGTCATCCAGACGTGACAGCCCATCATCCTTGGACGATTCTAGGTAGTCTAACCAGGGATATTGAGCGTCGCTGCTGGACCATTCTTTCCTCGATACTCTGGCAGAACTCTTCTTCATAAGCTTCCGGAACAGTGAAATGGCCGCGTGTGGTCGGATATCTGGCCTCAGTTTCTTCGATGAGGGATGTAGCAATTCTAGGCCCAATTCGGAAGACTCCTGAACCGAACGCTCGGTCGCGGGGAGGCTCTGTCTTGGTCGTGGTACTCTCCGTACCGACGGGGCTGGTCCTATCGCAACTGCATTGCGGTCGCCTGCGGGTTTACAGGGGATCCACCGGATCAACCTTTGCCTATTCGCATAGCGATGGGCCTCGAGGGTCTCTGTGAGGTTGCCTGCGACGATTGGCAGATCACCCAGGCGACCACGTGTCGGAGAAGCATGGAATCGCCTATTGTGGTGGAAAACGGGCCTTGCAGATTGGGCAAGAGACGAGTGGTAGAAGCATTCCGCCTGAAGCAGATGGTGGGGAACGATTGGCCGGAGGGAGGACATTCAGCTAAGAACCGTTCAATCTGACGGCCGTGACACTCGAAGGCAATGAACCCAGCTTCGCATTCCTCTTCGCTGGATTGCGGGAAGACTTTGGATGCAGCTCTTTTTTGGTggctcagagagagagaggattAGTCATCCACACTCTCGGGCTGATCAGTCAATTGGTTATTTGTACTGAGCTGGGGTTGAACGTTAAGCTGTGCAAATCGTGGAATAACTGCCAAAACCGACCGACCAAGCACGGTATTTTACACGAATCGGAGAATATCTCAAGAATTAATCCGTTCCCTAAAGAAGAGGATAAAAGAATAAGTTCACCGCTTTTATAAACTACATCTTTTAGATATCAACCCGCATGGATCTCGTATCCTCTGCCCATATTCCATGCCTGTTGGACACAAGCTTCAAAAATGAAGACTTGGATTGAAGAAAATTTAGGATGCCATGAATGTGCTTCATATTTCGTCAAAGcaatttttttatttatttatttattattttatttttttattttgggGACCCTAGCCATGTTCTTGCAAGCGTTTCTGGTGATGATATCATCGCGATTGGTGGCTGATGTCCTCAAGGAGGAGACGGCTCAGGTGAGATTTTGTATTAGAAAAGCGCCAAATATTGTCTACCAGCTGTGAGAATGAGATGCCAAATCCAGACGTCCAAACATCTGCAAAGAGTTATTTAGTTGAAAAAGCGCCTCAAGCGGAAGTAGGGTCACAGGCCTGGGCGACAATTTGGAACATTGACTGTGCACTGGAAGCACTTAGAAGGACTGAGGGCATTTTGTTGGATTCATCGAATCTAATACTATCTAAGGGGCTGAGCCGGGTATCATCAACCCGTATAATTAGCCCGTTGGAAGGTCCATCGGACTGTCTGCTGTTCTGACTTGGGAGTAAGACCAATGCCAAAACCATGGTAGGGATATCCATCCAAGGTGCGAGGGCGTAGGCCGAGACTCCTGTTCAAAATAGAATACAGAGTTAATGcgaagaagagaatgtaGTGTAACCACCGAGTCGTGAATGTTAAATGAAAGGTAAACCAGATGCTTGATTTGCTGGGAGGATGAGCCGCAAGAGCAGAAGCCCAACCTGGGGCTGTCATCGAATTGGTTATATATTGCTTGGGTtgaactaactagttagttcaCTCAGTAACTGGTTGAATATTCTCCGAGATTCTGTGACGTCGATCTTGGGAGGGCTGGGCCAGGGTCGTCAATCGGGTTGCTATCCTATCCCCTCTCCATGGAGGATAAGAACCGGTCAACCTCCTGTCTCTCCTGTCCCATCTACATGAGCAGTTTAGAGATTGAGAGGATTGTCCTTGGATGTCTGCAAACAACAAAGTTAAGTAGGGCTGTCTTAGATCCTTGATCCGCCCCAAAAAGCCTCCCTTCCCAGCCAAGAAAGACGTGCTCTCCCAACTCCCACTCTGCTGCTTTGTGCCCCGCAGTGCATCGCACGACCACGGAGTTCAGTCCCTCCTGGCTCCAGTCTCGCCTTGCTTCTCTCTCGGCTCTCGCCGCAGCGCCGCCGCCGCCCGCTTTCCTGGCCCCGTGCCCAGGTAATTAGGTTCGTGATCTcatccattttttttttttttactcaAGCCCCCACGTCACTCTGATGACGAAATGACTTCACTTCGGGCGGGCTGACAATTGATTTCTCTTGCTGTAGATTCGCCAGCCGTCAGCGAACCGTTCTTTATACCCGTCCTATATCCCTCAGGCCCCCTGCACATGGCACATTCATCAGCCGAATCGCCACCAATGCTGTCGAATTCAACGATTCTTCCTACCAGAAGCCAGACGAGCGATGGTGTGTGCTTTGGGGAGCAGATGAATTCCTCCTCGAGACCTGCAGACACCAAAGGCCACGAGCCCTCTAATTCGGCAGCGGCCATGTCAGGCGCAGAACATGGAACGTTAGGCACATCGCCGGGCACTCCTTCCGAGGCAGCAAAGGGCGCAAAGTCGGGGATCGAGCTTTTACGTCGTCTGAGTTTGATGGAGGGAAGACCAACGCTGTCGGCTATGGCGAGACCTGAAGAGCATGCGGATCTCCGTTTGACGGGACGGATTATCAGCGCTTCGTTCTGCATCCCTTATAAGCTCCGCTTTCGGTCCGGTTTGAATTGGGTAAGACTTCAGAGTCTGGGCTTTCGTTCACACTAGACCAGATGCTGATCACTGCTGCAGGAACTGCATCACCGGCCTGGGACCTCAGCTCTGTTCGATTCCTTCCAGTATCTCGCCTCATCGGAAAATCCGTGGTCTCACACCCTGGTTGGGTGGACTGGAGAAGTGGAAAATTCCACTCTACAAGACTCATATTTTCAAAGCAGGCCACATACAGGCTCTGGTCTCGAGTCGCTATCACTGGAAACTCCTATGACCTCCCTAAGCAAGGCTTCCGCCCCCATTCCTGTCGATGGCAGCCATAAGCCCCAACCTCCGGCAGATGGAATTCACgtcagaaaagaagaccgAGATCGCCTCGAAAAGCAATTACACTCGAGTAAATATGGCATGATCCTTCCAGTTTGGCTCAGCGATGACTGCGAGTCGCCTGAAGAGACCCTGCATCTCAAGGACCAAACCCGCTGGCGCCGATACGCTGAGCGTGAAATCTATCCCTTGTTTCACTACAAGCAGCACGGCCCGACGGATGGGCGTGCTGAACGACGCTGGTGGCAGGACTATCAACGCATGAATCAACTCTTTGCGGACCGAATTTTGGAGATCTATCGTCCAGGAGATATTGTCTGGATCCACGACTACCATTTGTTCTTGTTGCCCAGTATGTTGAGGCAGCGGATACCGGAGATTTACATTGGCTTTTTCTTGCATGTTCCGTTCCCTAGCAGTGAATTTTTCCGCTGTCTGACCCGAAGAAAGGAGGTTCTTACCGGTGTTTTAGGGTCCAACATGATTGGTTTTCAGTCATTTACATATTCTCGCCATTTCTCCTCTTGTTGTACACGCATATTAAGATTCGACTCAAATTCTGCAGGAATCGATGCGTACGGTGCCCATGTCGCCGTGGACGTCTTCCCGATTGGCATTGATGTGGACGCAGTCCGGAAGATGGCATATGGGGAACCCAACATCGAAAAAACTATTGCTGAGATCAAGAAGCTCTATGCTGGAAAGAAGATCATCATCGGTCGAGATCGCCTTGATTCGGCT
This window harbors:
- a CDS encoding uncharacterized protein (EggNog:ENOG410PX1V~COG:L~BUSCO:5598at33183), which codes for MSSLRPIVPHHLLQAECFYHSSLAQSARPVFHHNRRFHASPTRGRLGDLPIVAGNLTETLEAHRYANRQRLIRWIPCKPAGDRNAVAIGPAPSVRRVPRPRQSLPATERSVQESSELGLELLHPSSKKLRPDIRPHAAISLFRKLMKKSSARVSRKEWSSSDAQYPWLDYLESSKDDGLSRLDDEVNAFENYMSHIPQEQAAVNKVITEVEEILLQEDHPQPLVIGSRRTGLAMRHSNIDLLVMLSDPDGLFKYRGPSPTRPKIAELQLERQEQISRLLRGAAKFSSVVLVRSRIPKVIATHAATGLPVTIHCGTQLPTSLEFTQSYYSEFPTLRPLLATIRMILEQRNLFGPQNRGISTYGLTMMIIAALKLSEGKYSRTSTAEQLLHVLRFYSTVDFHRYGISVDPPSIFRKCRHLRESSKLVESEAPYIRGQISIGKRSAKLAYHILCLQDPANYMNDLGMEAFRTFEIQEVFGDVYADLRAAVKAWDREWNDSLDEIASEEVNREPSVELITAKAIRDSDDKKAVSMLQFALGGDYERLERIRDKVILGAGS